aggacagggaagcggcgctggagcaggacagggaagcggctatggccagggcgctggagcaggacagggaagcggctatggccagggcgcaggagcaggacagggaagcggcgcaggagcaggacagggaagcggcgcaggagcaggacagggaagcggcgcaggagcaggacagggaagcggcgcaggagcaggacagggaagcggcgcaggagcaggacagggaagcggcgctggagcaggagcaggacagggaagcggtgcaggagcaggacagggaagcggctatggccagggcgctggagcaagacagggaagcggcgctggagcaggacagggaagcggcgctggagcaggagcaggacagggaagcggcgctggagcaggagcaggacagggaagcggcgctggccagggcgctggagcaggagccggacagggaagtggcgctggagcaggagccggacagggaagtggcgctggagcaggagccggacagggaagtggcgctggagcaggagccggacagggaagtggcgctggagcaggagcaggacagggaagtggcgctggagcaggagcaggacagggaagtggcgctggagcaggagccggacagggaagcggcgctggggcaggagccggacagggaagcggcgctggggcaggagccggacagggaagcggcgctggggcaggagccggacagggaagcggcgctggccagggtgctggaacaggagcaggacagggaagtggcgctggagcaggagccggacagggaagtggcgctggagcaggacatggaagcggctatggccagggcgcaggagctggacacggaagcggcgctggagcaggagcaggacacggaagcggcactggagcaggacagggaagcggtgctggccagggagctggagcaggacagggaagcggcgctggagcaggacagggaagcggctatggccagggcgctggagcaggacagggaagcggcgctggagcaggacagggaagcggcgctggagcaggacagggaagcggcgctggagcaggacagggaagcggcgctggagcaggacagggaagcggcgctggagcaggacagggaagcggctatggccagggagctggagcaggacagggcagcggcgctggagcaggacagggaagcggctatggccagggcgctggagcaggacagggaagcggcgctggagcaggacagggaagcggctatggccagggcgctggagcaggacagggaagcggcgctggagcaggacagggaagcggctatggccagggcgctggagcaggacagggaagcggcgctggccagggcgctggagcaggacagggaagtggcgctggagcaggacagggaagcggctatggccagggcgctggagcaggacagggaagcggcgctggagcaggacagggaagcggcgctggagcaggacagggaagcggcgctggagcaggacagggaagcggcgctggagcaggacagggaagcggcgctggagcaggacagggaagcggcgctggagcaggacagggaagcggcgctggagcaggacagggaagcggcgctggagcaggacagggaagcggcgctggagcaggacagggaagcggccctggagcaggagcaggacagggaagcggcgctggagcaggagcaggacagggaagcggcgctggagcaggacagggaagcggcgctggagcaggacagggaagcggcgctggagcaggagcaggacagggaagcggcgctggccagggcgctggagcaggagccggacagggaagtggcgctggagcaggagcaggacagggaagtggcgctggagcaggagcaggacagggaagcggcgctggccagggcgctggagcaggagccggacagggaagtggcgctggagcaggagccggacagggaagtggcgctggagcaggagccggacagggaagtggcgctggagcaggagcaggacagggaagtggcgctggagcaggagcaggacagggaagtggcgctggagcaggagcaggacagggaagtggcgctggagcaggagccggacagggaagcggcgctggggcaggagccggacagggaagcggcgctggccagggctctggaggcggacagggaagcggcgctggggcaggagccggacagggaagcggcgctggggcaggagccggacagggaagcggcgctggggcaggagccggacagggaagcggcgctggccagggtgctggaacaggagcaggacagggaagtggcgctggagcaggagccggacagggaagtggcgctggagcaggacatggaagcggctatggccagggcgcaggagctggacacggaagcggcgctggagcaggagcaggacacggaagcggcactggagcaggacagggaagcggtggtggccagggagctggagcaggacagggaagcggcgctggagcaggacagggaagcggctatggccagggcgctggagcaggacagggaagcggcgctggagcaggacagggaagcggcgctggagcaggacagggaagcggctatggccagggagctggagcaggacagggcagcggcgctggagcaggacagggcagcggcgctggagcaggacagggcagcggcgctggagcaggacagggcagcggcgctggagcaggacagggaagcggcgctggagcaggacagggaagcggctatggccagggcgctggagcaggacagggaagcggcgctggagcaggacagggaagcggctatggccagggcgctggagcaggacagggaagcggcgctggagcaggacagggaagcggctatggccagggcgctggagcaggacagggaagcggcgctggccagggcgctggagcaggacagggaagtggcgctggagcaggacagggaagcggctatggccagggcgctggagcaggacagggaagcggcgctggagcaggacagggaagcggctatggccagggcgctggagcaggacagggaagtggcgctggagcaggacagggaagcggctatggccagggcgctggagcaggacagggaagcggcgctggagcaggacagggaagcggctatggccagggcgctggagcaggacagggaagcggcgctggagcaggacagggaagcggcgctggagcaggacagggaagcggcgctggagcaggacagggaagcggcgctggagcaggacagggaagcggcgctggagctggacagggatgcggcgctggagcaggacagggaagcggctatggccagggcgctggagcaggacagggaagcggcgctggagcaggacagggaagcggctatggccagggcgctggagcaggacagggaagcggcgctggccagggcgctggagcaggacagggaagtggcgctggagcaggacagggaagcggctatggccagggcgctggagcaggacagggaagcggcgctggagcaggacagggaagcggctatggccagggcgctggagcaggacagggaagcggctatggccagggcgctggagcaggacagggaagcggcgctggagcaggacaaggaagcggctatggccagggcgctggagcaggagcaggacagggaagtggtcaaggGAAGTGTCGGGGATGTGGCAAAGGTCAATGTCGCCTTTAGGGACATGTTCATgggaattttgcataatactttCTGGGGGTCTTTTCCAATTCTTTTGTTCAGATGTCATGTTTTCCCTGTTTGCTCAAACTGTTTAGAAAGATTTTCTGACTCTCTCTACCACTACTAtcacctcaaataaataaaaaattgcttgatttgaagagtttgTGTTTGGTATCATTTTGCTCTCACATAACCGCTCTCTGGCATCAGTGCTGTAAGTTCCTCTCCCCGAGTACTGGACAATTAGCAAATTATGATCTATCTTTTTtgccaatttaaaagaactgttttgtgtatttaaatttattcttgggtagctgaatagtctgcagccattattccagttggAAGTCATTGtattatgccgatttggtgctctagaaaccTTTCATGAATGCTGAAATTGGTTCCATAAGTTCTTGTGATTCTTGAGGCAATACATTAAAGATGGCATGTTTCTAAGAGACGTCGATTCTTAAACAGTCGTCCTAATAAATATAGGAATAGCATAACCGATGTTACAGGTCAAAAGCTTATTGTGGACTTATAATTGGAATAAAGCTTGGCGTGTTTGTGAAAAATACGGTTTAAATAAAGTAAgaggctttatttaaaatgtttcatggtagggGTGTCGCGATATACCGATATTAGCATGTCCgcaatattttatatgaacagtTCTGTTATGATTACACCACGTTAATACTCCAGCGCCActacctggttgagctcccaggtggcagtattgtgtcTTAACGCTggcacctgtcacacaagaagacacAGCCACTCTGAGGAGAGCAGTGTTTCTCAGAGTAAGTTGCCATTCTTTTCCTAGTCCTAGActgggaaatgttatattaacctgttaacagcggttGTCTGTGTTCCtacatttaagtaaagggtgattttatttaataagtaccACGTTTTCTTTGCtcgtcttgtttttgtattttcaatcaatatggcctgtgcgtagctacgaaaaactgagcaaacacattgctacgttaaacttgtaaaatgttaagttggtcgcagtgccatgcacttaatgcctcatctgcggtcattcttcaatcaggttcattagttaacatataaatgacaaataataatgaacaatatttccacagcacttagttcatgctaatttcagcattagcttatgaattaataaaatctcaagttgtctttgtaaacattaatgttctgtgaactaacatgaacaatgaatgactctacacaatttattaatctttgtttgtcaataaaaataacgtattgttcactgttcgttcatgttaattaatacattaatgttaacaaaccatCTCATTGTAAGGAGTTACCATAAATATTTATTCCTCACTGTTGAACTTGACCATATTTTCTCTCTTGATATTTCATAGGAGCTACAAAGAagatggagaaagccagagtATTGTGTCCTGCGTTTATCCTTctgttcgttgggtgaaaaaggacaaactgaaagacaaaaaataatttgactaccgcccccccaaggtttctatagtaTATCGATAaggccacaataaccgtgatatgaaaaatctactatcgtgacagccctatttaATGGTATATGTGGCTAAAGTGTGTTAGAGATTTAATCTGGATCTTGATTATCCCTGCGATTTGTTTGGTCAATGGAACAGGAGtctatattatacatgtattttgtaattgtgtttatatgaatttttgttttttgggtggatgtgcaaaatgtaatggaaaaagtATTGCTTCCCAGTAAAATAACTTTGATACGTATGCGTTCAGatgaatgtaataactttttattattttgggtaaGGTATCGGTTCAAGCCAAATTTCATccattttcttcaggagacttgaggactaccgcaccagtttggagaacatcgttaataaaaacaagacttgtaatttttttttaatacagttgttgatttactgaataaatggtttgcacactcttgtacatttactgttgtaaattttgttctggataattttaagaaaaaaaaaaaaaaagattaagaagaACTGGCACGCACCGCTTCGGTCTGtctgatgtgacaaagacagtgcaccacacaaacagattttcaaccagagtctcgactgaacacaggaaatctcgcgagacttcagaataatcatggcggacgatatgcaggaagaaattgcaatgatagtgtttggaatgattttatacACGACACGTCgtataaacatttgtgctgttgccacaaatcaacaagatgatcctccatctctgctgtccgcaacaatttcactttgtgctgcgccatgacggcttcagtcttccatcatctcgctttctgattggatacggtttcgtttcacgtgataatctccagagcgtgcaCGCATTTTTCCTCGGGCTTcccccccacacatcaggattctgatcgtaaatattaaacgTGTTAAATATTTACGATTCGCGATCGGGGCGTCTCCGATGTTCTTCCGATCAGATtcggacactcttaacacacctcacGGCAAGAGAAAATCAGATAACATAATCTGTAGAACAGtcaagataatcgggacatagctaTGATTGTCGGAAGGGGAGAAATCGGCCCAAAATCAGACCGATTATCTTCTGGCGTGTACCCAGCGTAAATGTATGACATGGCTAGAACGTAGCATTCAGCAGGTCCAACCCCAATcatacacacctgaacaagctaatcaaggcatttcagattactagaaagctacaggcaggtgagtttgatcagggttggaattaACCTGTTTTCCTTCAATCTTTAAAATCCCATTTTACAGAAGTTGGTATTGCAGCAACAAGTAatcgttttagttttgtgttcttTGCGGTCTGCTTGTCCTGACGCACCGATTCActgcattttccagcagagatcacaggctgggaggatgacagctcgaatgtatttctcgttgattgctgtttttttctgtctgtttggatACTTCAGCATAGCTCGcgctattcaaagacgaaccacaggtgaaaagatctgttaatttcattacagaacctgaagaaatgcagaaatgagtGACTTTCAGTCTTTGAAAATAGTTAACATCGCTTATGAATGAGTAGTAGGTTTTAAACCGCTTTTGATATGAAGCAGACAAATGCATGAACTTTGAATTTCGGTTTGAGACCCATtgcaaaaccacagatttacaaaTGGTGAAACCGCACTCCCCTTATAATCCTCTTGAATTCTCTAGTGGATGGTTTCTGTCCGGAGAGGCTGATGGTCGAACCATCCCATCGAGGCtgttcctctgatgaagactgccctggagggcacaaatgctgtcgatttgaatttgggcctgtttgcgtgctgcctgttttcagtgagtttcagttaataatcGATGCTAAggctaaactcacacacacacacacacacacatactagtaaCACTCTGGATTCAATGTAAGTCCTAAGCAGAGAGTTTGCCTTTAGTTGTTCTCTAAAGTCGGATTGAAATCATCCCTTGGGATGGCTTTAAGGACCGGatggatttacaaaataaaaaggaataatgcttcaaacagtggttctcaattccagtcccggGGACCCCTTGCTCGTCCCTTGCTAAAGCCATCCCTTTGCATGTCCCCCTTATTTAACACCCCAGATTGTGATCATCAGCTTGTCAGGAGAGAGATCCAGGAACTGGACCAACAAGCTGATGATTTCAATCCGGTGTGTTAAGTAAGGGTGTTCcatgactggaattgagaaccactgacttggaatggaattctttctttagataaaacttgccattcaccaaccctgatcaaagccgcctacctcagatttttctaatgatcccaaagacattgactgGCACTGATTAACATGCTCgggtgtgtttgactagggttggagctaaactctgcaggaatgtgGATCTCGAAGTCCAGATTTAAGGATCTCTGGTCTatatgcacaaactaaagctgactatctgtgttcaTGCAGTGAAGCCAGGTCAATGTCCCATACCGGAGATGATCCCACTCTGTGCTGATAGCTGTTtcaatgatggccagtgtcctgccacacagaaatgttgcccaaccaccggtggctttgcatgcagtgaaccgcgtggccagggaagaggtcaggcaacttgccatggaaacggttctggccagggaagcggctatggccagggcgcgggtcagggaagcggctatggccagggcgcgggtcagggaagcggctatggccagggcgcgggtcagggaagcggctatggccagggcgcgggacagggcgcgggtcagggaagcggctatggccagggcgcgggacagggcgcaggacagggaagcggctatggccagggtgcgggacagggcgcaggacagggaagcggctatggccagggcgcaggtcagggaagcggctttggccagggtgcaggacagggtgctggccagggaagcggctatggcctgggaagcggctatggccagggtgcaggagctggacagggaagtggcgcaggagttggacagggaagcggctatggccagggtgctggagcaggacagggaagcggctatggccagggcgctggagcaggacagggaagcggctatggccagggcgctggagcaggacaggaaagcggctatggccagggcgctggagcaggacagggaagcggctatggccagggcgctggagctggacagggaagcggctatggccagggcgcaggagctggacagggaagcggctatggccagggcgcaggagctggacagggaagcggctatggccagggcgcaggagctggacagggaagcggctatggccagggcgcaggagctggacagggaagcggcgctggagcaggacagggaagcggcgctggagcaggacagggaagcggctatggccagggcgctggagcaggacagggaagcggctatggccagggcgcaggagcaggacagggaagcggcgcaggagcaggacagggaagcggcgcaggagcaggacagggaagcggcgcaggagcaggacagggaagcggcgcaggagcaggacagggaagcggcgctggagcaggagcaggacagggaagcggtgcaggagcaggacagggaagcggctatggccagggcgctggagcaggacagggaagcggcgctggagcaggacagggaagcggcgctggagcaggagcaggacagggaagcggcgctggagcaggagcaggacagggaagcggcgctggccagggcgctggagcaggagccggacagggaagtggcgctggagcaggagccggacagggaagtggcgctggagcaggagccggacagggaagtggcgctggagcaggagccggacagggaagtggcgctggagcaggagcaggacagggaagtggcgctggagcaggagcaggacagggaagtggcgctggagcaggagcaggacagggaagcggcgctggggcaggagccggacagggaagcggcgctggggcaggagccggacagggaagcggcgctggggcaggagccggacagggaagcggcgctggccagggtgctggaacaggagcaggacagggaagtggcgctggagcaggagccggacagggaagtggcgctggagcaggacatggaagcggctatggccagggcgcaggagctggacacggaagcggcgctggagcaggagcaggacacggaagcggcactggagcaggacagggaagcggtgctggccagggagctggagcaggacagggaagcggcgctggagcaggacagggaagcggctatggccagggcgctggagcaggacagggaagcggcgctggagcaggacagggaagcggcgctggagcaggacagggaagcggcgctggagcaggacagggaagcggcgctggagcaggacagggaagcggcgctggagcaggacagggaagcggctatggccagggagctggagcaggacagggcagcggcgctggagc
The nucleotide sequence above comes from Carassius gibelio isolate Cgi1373 ecotype wild population from Czech Republic chromosome B3, carGib1.2-hapl.c, whole genome shotgun sequence. Encoded proteins:
- the LOC127953087 gene encoding fibroin heavy chain-like, yielding MFFRSDSDTLDGFCPERLMVEPSHRGCSSDEDCPGGHKCCRFEFGPVCVLPVFMKPGQCPIPEMIPLCADSCFNDGQCPATQKCCPTTGGFACSEPRGQGRGQATCHGNGSGQGSGYGQGAGQGSGYGQGAGQGSGYGQGAGQGSGYGQGAGQGAGQGSGYGQGAGQGAGQGSGYGQGAGQGAGQGSGYGQGAGQGSGFGQGAGQGAGQGSGYGLGSGYGQGAGAGQGSGAGVGQGSGYGQGAGAGQGSGYGQGAGAGQGSGYGQGAGAGQESGYGQGAGAGQGSGYGQGAGAGQGSGYGQGAGAGQGSGYGQGAGAGQGSGYGQGAGAGQGSGYGQGAGAGQGSGAGAGQGSGAGAGQGSGYGQGAGAGQGSGYGQGAGAGQGSGAGAGQGSGAGAGQGSGAGAGQGSGAGAGQGSGAGAGQGSGAGAGAGQGSGAGAGQGSGYGQGAGARQGSGAGAGQGSGAGAGAGQGSGAGAGAGQGSGAGQGAGAGAGQGSGAGAGAGQGSGAGAGAGQGSGAGAGAGQGSGAGAGAGQGSGAGAGAGQGSGAGAGAGQGSGAGAGAGQGSGAGAGAGQGSGAGAGAGQGSGAGQGAGTGAGQGSGAGAGAGQGSGAGAGHGSGYGQGAGAGHGSGAGAGAGHGSGTGAGQGSGAGQGAGAGQGSGAGAGQGSGYGQGAGAGQGSGAGAGQGSGAGAGQGSGAGAGQGSGAGAGQGSGAGAGQGSGYGQGAGAGQGSGAGAGQGSGYGQGAGAGQGSGAGAGQGSGYGQGAGAGQGSGAGAGQGSGYGQGAGAGQGSGAGQGAGAGQGSGAGAGQGSGYGQGAGAGQGSGAGAGQGSGAGAGQGSGAGAGQGSGAGAGQGSGAGAGQGSGAGAGQGSGAGAGQGSGAGAGQGSGAGAGQGSGPGAGAGQGSGAGAGAGQGSGAGAGQGSGAGAGQGSGAGAGAGQGSGAGQGAGAGAGQGSGAGAGAGQGSGAGAGAGQGSGAGQGAGAGAGQGSGAGAGAGQGSGAGAGAGQGSGAGAGAGQGSGAGAGAGQGSGAGAGAGQGSGAGAGAGQGSGAGAGAGQGSGAGQGSGGGQGSGAGAGAGQGSGAGAGAGQGSGAGAGAGQGSGAGQGAGTGAGQGSGAGAGAGQGSGAGAGHGSGYGQGAGAGHGSGAGAGAGHGSGTGAGQGSGGGQGAGAGQGSGAGAGQGSGYGQGAGAGQGSGAGAGQGSGAGAGQGSGYGQGAGAGQGSGAGAGQGSGAGAGQGSGAGAGQGSGAGAGQGSGAGAGQGSGYGQGAGAGQGSGAGAGQGSGYGQGAGAGQGSGAGAGQGSGYGQGAGAGQGSGAGQGAGAGQGSGAGAGQGSGYGQGAGAGQGSGAGAGQGSGYGQGAGAGQGSGAGAGQGSGYGQGAGAGQGSGAGAGQGSGYGQGAGAGQGSGAGAGQGSGAGAGQGSGAGAGQGSGAGAGQGSGAGAGQGCGAGAGQGSGYGQGAGAGQGSGAGAGQGSGYGQGAGAGQGSGAGQGAGAGQGSGAGAGQGSGYGQGAGAGQGSGAGAGQGSGYGQGAGAGQGSGYGQGAGAGQGSGAGAGQGSGYGQGAGAGAGQGSGQGKCRGCGKGQCRL